A part of Onthophagus taurus isolate NC chromosome 7, IU_Otau_3.0, whole genome shotgun sequence genomic DNA contains:
- the LOC111423808 gene encoding uncharacterized protein isoform X1 gives MVKTVKRIAFSEKQILNLIDLYRKKECLWNTKSPFYNNHAERRDALRFIAKSLNYNEETIKKKITSIRATYLLEKKKIKDSLLAGNGADTMYRPTVIWFEHMNFLDGVIIPRKTTLNLEVQTTQLENDSQNFGYFKHFKGTNLLLKRDVVPHKKLTKVVSQRTKKPMLEFVQCIQDEETSEVSSPTKSSDPITPSDELMRMESSMSSAEDQILFEEIEDSKDDITLTSPSISIPVEKKRKRVYTSNTEKDIDSTRTSLCNISHEDVFDHFGKLIASQLRGIRMGDALQLQSDISAMVNQRLMSIYNRDKSMAALEQPSQSTVLSPIYNDPEEIDTKPIIYTDS, from the exons ATGGTGAAAACTGTGAAACGGATTGCGTTTAGTGAAAAacaaattctaaatttaattgatttgtATAGAAAAAAGGAATGTTTGTGGAATACAAAGTCGCcgttttataataatcatGCAGAGCGTAGAGACGCTTTAAGATTTATAGCAAAATCGCTGAATTACAACGAGGAAACCATTAAGAAAAAGATTACCTCAATACGAGCAACGTATTTGCtcgagaaaaagaaaataaaggatAGTTTACTCGCGGGAAATGGAGCTGATACTATGTACCGTCCAACGGTAATATGGTTTGAGCACATGAATTTTTTAGATGGTGTTATAATTCCACGaaaaacaacattaaatttgGAAGTACAAACAACACAG CTTGAAAACGACTCCCAAaattttggatattttaaGCATTTTAAAGGCACTAATCTCCTATTAAAACGAGACGTTGTACCACATAAGAAGCTTACGAAGGTTGTTAGTCAACGCACAAAAAAACCAATGCTGGAATTTGTACAGTGCATACAAGATGAAGAAACATCAGAAGTATCTTCACCTACGAAAAGTTCAGACCCAATAACGCCATCTGATGAACTGATGCGCATGGAATCAAGCATGTCTTCTGCAGAAGAT caaattttgtttgaagaaattgaagattCAAAAGACGATATTACGCTGACATCTCCAAGTATATCGATACCAgttgagaaaaaaagaaagcgAGTTTACACCTCGAATACCGAAAAGGACATCGATTCGACAAGAACTTCATTGTGCAACATCTCCCATGAAGACGTTTTTGATCATTTCGGGAAGTTAATAGCCTCGCAGCTAAGAGGAATTCGCATGGGAGATGCCTTGCAGTTACAATCTGACATATCAGCGATGGTTAATCAAAGGCTAATGTCGATTTATAATCGGGACAAATCTATGGCAGCATTGGAACAGCCATCTCAATCAACAGTGTTATCGCCTATATACAATGATCCTGAGGAAATTGATACAAAACCAATAATATACACGGATTCATAA
- the LOC111423808 gene encoding uncharacterized protein isoform X2, translating into MTTPLTTCFVPSCDNTKTNNPRLYFLSVPQNEERRKKWFDAVGLDRNPTTKSNLVCCEEHFDLENDSQNFGYFKHFKGTNLLLKRDVVPHKKLTKVVSQRTKKPMLEFVQCIQDEETSEVSSPTKSSDPITPSDELMRMESSMSSAEDQILFEEIEDSKDDITLTSPSISIPVEKKRKRVYTSNTEKDIDSTRTSLCNISHEDVFDHFGKLIASQLRGIRMGDALQLQSDISAMVNQRLMSIYNRDKSMAALEQPSQSTVLSPIYNDPEEIDTKPIIYTDS; encoded by the exons ATGACTACTCCGTTAACTACGTGTTTTGTGCCAAGTTGTGACAacactaaaacaaataatccaCGGCTATATTTCCTAAGTGTTCCTCAAAACGAAGAACGTCGAAAAAAGTGGTTTGATGCAGTGGGTTTAGATAGAAATCCAACTACTAAATCTAATCTTGTGTGCTGTGAAGAACACTTTGAT CTTGAAAACGACTCCCAAaattttggatattttaaGCATTTTAAAGGCACTAATCTCCTATTAAAACGAGACGTTGTACCACATAAGAAGCTTACGAAGGTTGTTAGTCAACGCACAAAAAAACCAATGCTGGAATTTGTACAGTGCATACAAGATGAAGAAACATCAGAAGTATCTTCACCTACGAAAAGTTCAGACCCAATAACGCCATCTGATGAACTGATGCGCATGGAATCAAGCATGTCTTCTGCAGAAGAT caaattttgtttgaagaaattgaagattCAAAAGACGATATTACGCTGACATCTCCAAGTATATCGATACCAgttgagaaaaaaagaaagcgAGTTTACACCTCGAATACCGAAAAGGACATCGATTCGACAAGAACTTCATTGTGCAACATCTCCCATGAAGACGTTTTTGATCATTTCGGGAAGTTAATAGCCTCGCAGCTAAGAGGAATTCGCATGGGAGATGCCTTGCAGTTACAATCTGACATATCAGCGATGGTTAATCAAAGGCTAATGTCGATTTATAATCGGGACAAATCTATGGCAGCATTGGAACAGCCATCTCAATCAACAGTGTTATCGCCTATATACAATGATCCTGAGGAAATTGATACAAAACCAATAATATACACGGATTCATAA